Proteins from one Candidatus Binatia bacterium genomic window:
- a CDS encoding PAS domain S-box protein: MKKIDSLRARLKKSDESSRDGGSLNYLLLESAARRDAVLQCSLDCIVTIDSEGLILEFNPAAEDTFGYKRDEVLGKGMANLIVPPSLRAAHEQGLKHYLVSGEGPVLNRRIEITAARSNGQEFPVELAITPFRIGSKTAFTAFIRDITKRKRAEETLRETERQLREAHKLEAVGKLAGGIAHDFNNLLTVVIGSSELIKSTNDSAVINQLAGDIKEAADRAARLTRQLLTFSRKQVTELVAVDLNDLVSSAEETLRRLIPAEVELQLDLEPNLKAILGDLTQVDQVIMNLVVNSGNAIEGAGQIRVVTKGVELTSDEVLSGNMAPGGYIRLEVQDTGSGMTEEVQSHIFEPFFTTANLGEGAGLGLATVYGIVLECGGFMEVESDVGHGTSFSIYFPALDSPAALQEPQLKAWDPAGGAETVLVVEDDESVRALVCRILRFEGYKVLEASDGPQAILISDQTHKGPIDLLVSDILMPNTDGRDLAHQLSRSRPEIKVLLMSGFAESVSTEGRPNDKSARFLAKPFIPSELKTLVRNILDD; encoded by the coding sequence ATGAAGAAAATCGATTCTCTTCGAGCACGTCTCAAAAAAAGCGATGAGTCCAGCCGCGACGGAGGCTCGCTCAACTACCTCCTCTTGGAGAGCGCAGCACGACGCGACGCCGTCTTGCAGTGCTCTCTTGATTGCATCGTCACCATCGATTCCGAGGGACTCATCTTAGAGTTCAATCCTGCGGCCGAGGACACCTTCGGGTACAAACGCGACGAGGTGCTGGGCAAGGGAATGGCGAACCTCATCGTGCCCCCCTCGCTACGCGCTGCTCACGAGCAGGGATTGAAGCATTACCTCGTCTCCGGTGAAGGTCCTGTACTCAACCGGCGGATCGAGATCACTGCCGCCCGCTCCAACGGTCAGGAGTTCCCCGTGGAGCTGGCAATCACGCCCTTTCGAATTGGGTCCAAAACGGCATTCACCGCTTTTATCCGTGACATCACGAAACGCAAGAGAGCCGAGGAGACCCTGCGCGAGACCGAGCGTCAGTTGAGAGAGGCGCACAAGCTGGAGGCCGTCGGGAAACTTGCCGGTGGCATTGCCCACGATTTCAATAATCTGTTGACGGTGGTGATCGGGAGTAGCGAACTTATCAAATCAACAAACGACTCCGCGGTCATCAATCAACTCGCTGGGGACATTAAGGAAGCGGCTGACCGAGCTGCTCGACTAACGAGACAACTTCTGACCTTCAGCCGCAAACAAGTCACTGAGTTGGTTGCAGTTGACCTGAACGATTTGGTGAGCAGCGCAGAAGAGACATTAAGGCGACTCATCCCCGCCGAGGTCGAGCTGCAACTAGACCTGGAACCTAACCTCAAAGCCATCCTCGGGGACCTCACTCAGGTCGACCAGGTGATCATGAACCTGGTCGTCAACAGTGGCAACGCGATAGAGGGAGCTGGTCAGATCCGCGTGGTTACGAAGGGCGTCGAGCTGACTTCCGACGAGGTGTTGAGTGGTAATATGGCACCAGGCGGTTACATCCGGCTCGAAGTACAAGATACGGGGAGCGGAATGACCGAAGAGGTGCAGTCGCATATTTTCGAACCCTTCTTCACCACCGCGAACCTTGGTGAGGGGGCCGGGCTCGGGCTTGCCACGGTCTACGGCATCGTTCTGGAGTGCGGGGGGTTTATGGAGGTCGAAAGTGACGTCGGGCACGGCACCTCCTTTTCGATCTACTTCCCCGCGCTGGATTCCCCAGCAGCGCTCCAGGAGCCGCAGCTCAAGGCTTGGGATCCCGCCGGAGGTGCGGAAACGGTCTTGGTGGTGGAGGACGATGAATCGGTCAGGGCGCTTGTCTGCAGGATCCTCAGGTTTGAGGGATACAAGGTTCTGGAAGCCAGCGATGGGCCGCAGGCAATTTTGATCTCCGACCAAACGCACAAAGGGCCGATCGACCTGCTGGTCTCCGACATCCTCATGCCCAATACCGATGGTCGTGATCTGGCCCATCAGTTGTCGCGCTCGCGTCCCGAGATAAAGGTTCTCTTGATGTCGGGGTTTGCCGAGAGCGTCTCTACCGAGGGCCGTCCTAACGACAAGTCAGCCCGGTTTCTGGCCAAGCCCTTCATCCCTTCCGAGCTGAAAACTCTGGTCCGGAATATTCTCGACGACTGA
- a CDS encoding histidine kinase N-terminal 7TM domain-containing protein, protein MLEAQIAASLGIVLLVALSTHVFYRRPPAVLWPALPLVFFSALIFSLGDLLTLVWPNDSAIRWGGMVMAYTGLLTIAPGWWLFTTGFSEMVGYRKVAFRSALPALVTINALLWIGLITNPWHGQFIETRPLARSEYGPLWYATALINYAALCAAVFVHAREGHFVQDPTIRTQCRFLVAAVSVPMSMNMLYVFSPVPLSYDPTALGYALSCLLFLFAVERRDLFVLERVSLPSVLDHDADPIVIVTRHHQVLYANPNAEKLFGQGRLKPGAPIGELFELAMPSFSLAEYRNSAPHPREHRFTSPSGIESFVQIEVSTVERSPGHQAGMCLRLRDRTALRKALEESDEHFALLEALDLAMGEGLLFKEQSGEIRYINEAFAKLWGMSSREMLGHGDQLQLYLGKMLREPPPKTMRRMWDPEYASFESSRTESCDLAMRDGRTLEVRTLSIETKRGLQGRAWRLSDVTQARQESQAMIQAQKLEGLGLLAGGIAHDFNNLLMTVLGNTEIAREGTHSASPMQGPLADIEVAATTAAELTSQLLAYAGKTTFMTESLDLSLLIRELTNLISVTIPKSIEIDFRLEEDLPLIRGGSAQIRQVLMNLITNAADAIGDASGKIEIGTGTGRPAPMSDTCASIEHGEISGNVVHVTVCDTGEGMDVATLTKIFDPFFTTKFAGRGLGLAATRGILDSHEGLLKIETELGSGSTFTFLLPVQEGSRPASKKTGSSVYPGAFANQDVLVVDDEAPIRAVLTKHLAAVGFNVHLAANGEKALATVEEIGPALRLVILDIAMPGISGVETWLQLRKRRAELPILISSGHPEEAMEAMEGWNTAYDGFIQKPYRSQSLLLAIESLLDPGES, encoded by the coding sequence ATGCTCGAAGCCCAAATAGCAGCCTCACTTGGGATCGTCCTATTGGTGGCGCTGTCTACGCACGTCTTTTACCGGCGTCCGCCAGCAGTGCTGTGGCCGGCACTCCCCTTGGTCTTCTTCTCCGCGCTGATCTTCTCTCTCGGCGACCTGCTTACATTAGTCTGGCCTAACGACTCAGCGATCCGCTGGGGCGGAATGGTTATGGCCTACACCGGTCTGCTGACGATCGCGCCTGGCTGGTGGCTCTTTACGACGGGCTTCTCAGAGATGGTGGGCTATCGAAAGGTTGCCTTTCGGTCTGCCTTGCCCGCACTCGTCACGATCAATGCCCTGCTTTGGATCGGCTTGATCACGAACCCCTGGCACGGGCAGTTCATCGAGACGCGGCCCCTTGCGAGAAGCGAGTACGGACCGCTCTGGTACGCGACAGCTCTCATCAACTACGCTGCCCTCTGCGCGGCAGTGTTCGTCCATGCGCGGGAGGGGCATTTCGTACAGGACCCGACGATACGCACGCAGTGCCGATTCCTCGTCGCCGCCGTTTCCGTTCCGATGTCGATGAACATGCTCTACGTGTTCAGCCCCGTCCCTCTCTCGTACGACCCGACAGCGCTCGGCTACGCGCTCAGCTGCCTCCTCTTCCTGTTTGCTGTAGAGCGCCGCGACCTCTTTGTGCTCGAGCGCGTTTCTCTCCCGAGCGTGCTCGACCATGATGCCGACCCCATCGTGATCGTCACCCGCCACCACCAGGTACTTTACGCAAACCCAAATGCAGAGAAACTCTTCGGCCAAGGAAGATTGAAGCCCGGAGCTCCGATTGGCGAACTTTTCGAACTTGCTATGCCTAGCTTTTCGCTCGCGGAGTATAGAAACAGTGCGCCACACCCGCGAGAGCATCGATTCACATCGCCGTCGGGAATCGAAAGTTTCGTCCAGATCGAAGTCTCCACCGTTGAGAGAAGTCCCGGACACCAAGCAGGAATGTGTCTGCGGCTGAGAGACCGGACCGCGCTGAGAAAAGCCCTGGAGGAATCTGATGAGCATTTCGCATTGTTGGAGGCTCTCGACCTGGCGATGGGAGAGGGGCTGCTCTTCAAAGAACAGAGCGGTGAAATTCGTTATATCAACGAGGCGTTTGCAAAACTCTGGGGGATGTCCAGTCGGGAGATGCTTGGCCACGGTGATCAACTCCAGCTCTATTTGGGCAAGATGCTTCGCGAACCGCCTCCGAAAACAATGCGGCGGATGTGGGATCCCGAGTACGCGTCATTCGAATCCTCGAGGACAGAGTCGTGCGATCTCGCGATGCGCGACGGGAGGACTCTCGAAGTAAGGACGTTGTCCATCGAGACGAAGCGGGGGCTCCAGGGAAGGGCCTGGCGACTGTCTGATGTGACGCAGGCGCGGCAAGAGTCGCAGGCCATGATTCAAGCCCAGAAACTCGAAGGTCTGGGCCTCTTAGCTGGAGGGATCGCTCACGACTTCAACAACCTCCTCATGACGGTCCTGGGCAATACGGAGATCGCTCGCGAGGGGACCCACTCCGCTTCCCCGATGCAGGGACCTCTGGCCGATATTGAGGTGGCGGCCACGACCGCCGCAGAACTCACCAGCCAGCTTCTCGCCTACGCCGGCAAGACCACCTTCATGACAGAGAGTCTAGATTTATCCTTGCTGATCCGTGAGCTGACCAACTTGATCTCTGTAACGATCCCCAAAAGCATCGAGATTGACTTCCGTTTAGAGGAAGATCTCCCGCTCATTCGCGGCGGATCCGCGCAGATTCGTCAGGTGTTGATGAACTTGATCACGAACGCAGCCGATGCAATCGGCGACGCGAGTGGCAAGATCGAAATCGGCACGGGCACCGGTCGACCCGCGCCGATGAGTGACACATGTGCATCCATCGAGCATGGAGAGATCTCGGGAAACGTGGTCCATGTCACGGTGTGCGACACTGGGGAGGGAATGGATGTCGCAACACTGACGAAGATCTTCGACCCCTTTTTCACCACGAAGTTCGCCGGACGCGGGCTCGGACTGGCGGCCACACGCGGCATCCTCGATAGCCACGAAGGCCTGCTCAAAATCGAGACGGAGCTGGGGTCCGGAAGCACGTTCACCTTCCTGCTGCCGGTTCAAGAGGGCTCTCGCCCCGCCTCGAAGAAAACCGGTTCCTCGGTTTATCCAGGAGCTTTTGCGAATCAGGACGTACTCGTTGTCGACGACGAAGCGCCAATTCGCGCCGTGCTGACGAAGCATCTCGCTGCAGTCGGATTCAATGTTCACCTGGCTGCGAATGGAGAAAAGGCGCTTGCTACGGTGGAAGAAATCGGGCCGGCACTCCGCCTCGTGATCTTGGATATCGCAATGCCGGGCATCAGTGGAGTCGAGACATGGTTGCAGTTGAGAAAGAGACGGGCCGAGCTGCCAATCCTCATATCGAGTGGCCACCCCGAAGAGGCGATGGAGGCGATGGAGGGCTGGAACACTGCTTACGATGGCTTCATCCAGAAGCCCTACCGGAGCCAATCACTTCTCCTGGCTATCGAGTCGCTCTTGGATCCGGGCGAGTCGTAA
- a CDS encoding alpha/beta fold hydrolase, whose product MVSCGDLAIDGAPTEIALQDVREEVRTFVDVRRSTPANEDFAGSSSRRLDTRLWYAERALRRPSCSGSRCALILLAHGFGGRTERFDAIGQRLAAAGYIIAAVSFPLTNQDAPGGFLNGGFDAGQQPADVSFVVDALLAASLAPADALYQRIDGAKVAAVGHSLGGTTVIAASRASCCRDTRLVATVYVEPATFAVEALFGESYSPSGPPTLTFQGTLDVPILAADTRAFHVGLEAPKILVEMVGGNHVNMIERLPTGPDPLLEEAAEMMIAFFDTYVVGGPDRVGEVAARLRASGHTVSVEGSG is encoded by the coding sequence ATGGTCTCTTGTGGAGACCTTGCGATCGATGGCGCTCCGACCGAGATCGCCCTACAAGACGTGCGCGAGGAGGTGCGCACGTTCGTCGATGTGAGGCGATCGACACCCGCCAATGAGGACTTTGCCGGGAGCTCGTCGCGGCGTCTGGATACGCGTCTCTGGTACGCCGAGCGCGCCCTGCGCCGACCGAGCTGCAGCGGGAGCCGGTGTGCTCTGATTCTCCTCGCGCACGGCTTCGGTGGACGCACAGAGCGCTTCGACGCGATCGGCCAGCGTCTCGCGGCGGCCGGCTACATCATCGCTGCCGTTTCCTTCCCCCTCACCAACCAGGACGCCCCGGGTGGCTTCTTGAATGGTGGCTTCGATGCCGGCCAGCAGCCGGCGGATGTGTCCTTTGTGGTCGACGCTCTGTTGGCCGCGAGTCTCGCTCCGGCGGATGCGCTGTACCAGAGAATCGACGGCGCGAAAGTGGCGGCCGTGGGACACTCCCTCGGTGGCACCACCGTGATCGCGGCCTCCCGCGCTTCTTGTTGCCGCGACACCCGTCTTGTGGCGACAGTGTATGTCGAGCCCGCAACGTTCGCGGTCGAAGCGCTCTTCGGCGAGTCCTACTCACCCTCTGGCCCTCCCACCCTGACGTTCCAGGGCACGTTGGATGTTCCCATCCTGGCGGCAGACACGCGCGCCTTTCACGTCGGTCTGGAGGCGCCGAAGATTCTCGTCGAGATGGTCGGCGGCAACCATGTCAACATGATCGAGCGCCTCCCCACGGGACCGGACCCGTTGCTCGAGGAGGCGGCCGAGATGATGATCGCCTTCTTCGACACCTACGTGGTGGGCGGGCCGGATCGCGTCGGTGAGGTCGCGGCGAGGCTGCGCGCCAGCGGGCATACCGTGAGTGTCGAAGGTTCGGGCTGA
- a CDS encoding alpha/beta hydrolase → MKPALQEQTQSATNRVAVGALDVEYDEAGEGGRPFVLVHGFTGSRDDFADVLEPLGALGRTLVPDGRGHGGTSNPGSGYTLDQLTADLTGFMDAAGVDRCDLLGHSLGGMVALRFALAHPERLASLVLMDTADRTLGSSRFGGWALRNLVRRLPPRLLWRMVRANRKRLPEPMRRAEQDMGPDLYWNRLLVKLEALDPTVYSDLMREIMGQEPVTDRLGEIRCPTLVLVGDQDERFLGPSRRMAREIPSARLVVIADAHHSPQIEARGAWLGAIGEHLERARGGEGATSAPSR, encoded by the coding sequence ATGAAGCCGGCTCTTCAGGAACAGACACAGAGTGCGACGAATCGGGTTGCCGTCGGGGCTCTCGACGTCGAGTACGATGAAGCAGGAGAGGGCGGACGCCCCTTCGTGTTGGTGCACGGGTTCACCGGCTCTCGCGACGACTTCGCCGACGTGCTCGAGCCGCTCGGCGCGCTGGGACGCACGCTGGTCCCCGACGGCCGTGGCCACGGGGGGACGAGCAATCCGGGGAGCGGCTATACGCTCGACCAGCTCACCGCCGATCTGACCGGTTTCATGGACGCGGCCGGTGTTGATCGCTGCGACCTGCTCGGTCATTCCCTCGGCGGGATGGTGGCGCTTCGCTTCGCACTGGCCCATCCCGAGCGACTGGCTTCCTTGGTCTTGATGGATACGGCGGACCGAACGCTGGGGTCTTCGCGATTCGGCGGCTGGGCCCTGCGCAACCTGGTTCGGCGTCTCCCGCCAAGGCTCCTCTGGCGCATGGTTCGGGCGAATCGGAAGCGGCTGCCCGAGCCGATGCGGCGGGCCGAGCAGGACATGGGCCCCGATCTCTATTGGAATCGGCTTCTCGTCAAGCTCGAAGCGTTGGACCCGACCGTGTACTCCGACCTCATGCGCGAGATCATGGGCCAGGAGCCCGTGACCGATCGGCTCGGTGAGATCCGCTGTCCGACACTGGTGCTCGTGGGCGATCAGGACGAGCGATTCCTCGGCCCATCGCGTCGGATGGCGAGGGAGATCCCGTCCGCCCGGCTCGTCGTCATCGCAGATGCACACCACAGCCCCCAGATCGAAGCTCGCGGAGCGTGGCTCGGCGCGATTGGAGAGCATCTCGAGCGCGCCCGCGGGGGCGAAGGCGCGACGTCGGCTCCATCGCGATGA